The Acidobacteriota bacterium genome includes a window with the following:
- a CDS encoding ferritin-like domain-containing protein, giving the protein MVTVLRDVCRDKLALMRRHERAAQMVSSYDFNNTYQQVIGREETHLCWLRAALSDAGEPFDADVTVPDVPVPAKGEAGARVLFEADVAAERDFVARWRPRVLAITHARHRKMLDLMLGEAVEHQRFFELAATGRNDLLGRRPDTTGTGGGVLSTRWIG; this is encoded by the coding sequence TTGGTCACCGTGCTGCGGGACGTCTGCCGGGACAAACTGGCGTTGATGCGCCGTCACGAGCGGGCTGCGCAGATGGTCTCGAGCTATGACTTCAACAACACCTATCAGCAGGTGATCGGGCGGGAAGAAACCCACCTGTGCTGGCTGAGGGCGGCGCTCAGCGATGCGGGTGAGCCGTTCGACGCCGACGTAACGGTTCCCGACGTGCCGGTGCCTGCCAAAGGCGAAGCGGGCGCACGGGTGCTGTTCGAGGCGGACGTGGCGGCCGAGCGCGATTTCGTCGCGCGCTGGCGGCCTCGCGTGCTGGCGATCACCCATGCGCGTCACCGGAAGATGCTCGACCTGATGCTGGGTGAGGCGGTTGAACATCAGCGCTTTTTCGAACTGGCGGCGACCGGCCGGAACGACCTGCTCGGCCGCAGACCCGACACCACCGGGACCGGCGGCGGCGTATTGTCGACCCGCTGGATCGGTTAA
- a CDS encoding 4-hydroxy-3-methylbut-2-enyl diphosphate reductase, which translates to MSSLIFRRGLDLKAAVAGELDLDYRSSLVEELKSGDFTYRSGRLTVHLAREFGFCYGVDRAVDYAYQTRRKFPRARVYLAGEIIHNPHVNDKLRTSGIRFLDAPGESIDALGPDAVVILPAFGVSLDMLQRLDRRGCTLVDTTCGSVLNVWKNVRRYAADGFTSLIHGKVHHEETRATASQAIHTPLGRYLVVLNRDEAEVVCRYIAGRVDRATFVARFEGACSEGFDPERDLVRIGLANQTTMLMTESLEISDMLKAAMAARYGTRALASHFRAFDTICSATQDRQDAVLALLNQFPLDLMLVIGGYNSSNTANLARICAERVPTYHVADDRALTSPTELRHKPVGSKTEVTTVGWLPLSDPIRIGLTAGASTPDNQVGAVVLKLAEFTADSAP; encoded by the coding sequence ATGTCATCTCTCATCTTTCGAAGAGGTCTCGACCTGAAGGCGGCGGTGGCCGGTGAGCTCGATCTGGACTACCGAAGTTCGCTGGTGGAGGAACTCAAGAGCGGGGATTTCACCTATCGGTCTGGCCGCCTCACGGTGCACCTCGCCCGGGAGTTCGGATTCTGTTATGGCGTCGATCGGGCGGTCGACTACGCCTATCAGACGCGCCGGAAGTTCCCGCGCGCCCGCGTCTACCTGGCCGGCGAGATCATCCACAACCCGCACGTCAACGACAAGCTCAGGACGAGCGGCATCCGGTTTCTCGATGCGCCAGGTGAATCGATTGACGCTCTCGGCCCCGATGCGGTCGTGATTCTGCCCGCTTTCGGGGTGAGCCTCGACATGCTGCAGCGGCTCGACCGGCGGGGCTGCACGCTGGTGGACACGACGTGCGGGTCGGTGCTGAACGTCTGGAAGAACGTGCGCCGCTATGCCGCCGACGGCTTTACCTCCCTCATCCACGGCAAGGTGCACCATGAGGAAACCCGGGCGACCGCCTCGCAGGCGATTCACACGCCTCTCGGGCGGTACCTGGTCGTACTGAATCGCGACGAGGCCGAAGTCGTGTGCCGCTACATTGCCGGCCGCGTGGACCGCGCGACGTTCGTGGCCCGCTTCGAGGGGGCGTGTTCGGAAGGGTTCGATCCGGAGCGCGATCTGGTTCGTATCGGACTGGCCAACCAGACGACCATGCTCATGACGGAATCGCTCGAAATCAGCGACATGCTGAAGGCGGCGATGGCCGCCCGTTACGGCACCAGGGCGCTGGCCAGCCATTTTCGGGCGTTCGACACGATCTGCAGCGCGACGCAGGACCGTCAGGACGCGGTGCTGGCCTTGTTGAACCAGTTCCCGCTCGATTTGATGCTGGTGATCGGCGGCTACAACAGCAGCAACACCGCCAATCTCGCTCGGATCTGCGCCGAACGGGTTCCCACGTACCATGTCGCCGACGATCGGGCATTGACCTCGCCGACCGAACTGCGGCACAAGCCGGTGGGGTCGAAGACGGAAGTCACAACCGTCGGGTGGCTTCCGCTGTCCGACCCGATCCGGATTGGCTTGACCGCGGGAGCGTCGACCCCGGATAACCAGGTGGGCGCGGTGGTCCTGAAGTTGGCCGAATTTACGGCGGATTCTGCTCCCTGA
- the folK gene encoding 2-amino-4-hydroxy-6-hydroxymethyldihydropteridine diphosphokinase, producing MPVERVAIALGSNLGERRAHLRHAIVLLRRELSDMIVSDLVETEPVGVEPQPRFLNGALTGVCALDARSLLERLLAIEQACGRHRPHPGAPRTLDLDLILFGARIVDETGLSVPHPRFREREFVLRPLAQIAPDMSDPTTGLTVGQLYERWKEHHACASP from the coding sequence GTGCCCGTGGAGCGCGTCGCGATAGCGCTCGGCAGCAACCTCGGCGAGCGGAGAGCGCATCTCCGACACGCCATCGTCCTGCTGCGACGCGAACTGTCCGACATGATCGTCTCGGATCTGGTCGAGACCGAACCGGTCGGCGTCGAGCCACAACCCCGGTTTCTGAATGGCGCGTTGACGGGGGTTTGCGCCCTCGACGCGCGATCGCTGCTCGAGCGCCTGCTCGCCATCGAACAGGCGTGCGGCCGACATCGGCCCCATCCTGGCGCGCCCAGGACGCTCGACCTGGATCTGATCTTGTTTGGCGCTCGGATTGTCGACGAGACCGGGCTGTCGGTGCCGCACCCGCGGTTTCGGGAGCGCGAATTCGTGCTGCGGCCCCTGGCCCAGATCGCACCCGACATGAGTGACCCGACAACGGGACTGACGGTCGGCCAGCTGTACGAGCGGTGGAAGGAGCATCACGCGTGCGCATCGCCATAG
- a CDS encoding periplasmic heavy metal sensor, with the protein MKYRWYGFILAVVFCVGLSAVAAAQETAQGTPPQGGAPPRSGVLQQAFSFKWWQDARFKTELGLTPDQCKRAEDVYQEILPRMTTDKEELDRLEKRLSEVVAAGVLPEADVVRLIDQVETARAQLGKDRTLMIYRLRQMLTPDQRAKMKAMHDAREKERRQGPVVRKRLEGMPREGGLL; encoded by the coding sequence ATGAAGTACAGGTGGTACGGTTTCATATTGGCAGTCGTGTTCTGCGTCGGTTTGTCCGCGGTGGCCGCCGCTCAAGAGACTGCTCAGGGGACTCCTCCTCAGGGCGGAGCCCCGCCGCGGTCTGGTGTGCTGCAGCAGGCGTTTTCATTCAAGTGGTGGCAGGACGCCCGATTCAAGACTGAACTTGGTCTGACGCCGGATCAGTGCAAGCGGGCCGAGGACGTGTACCAGGAGATCTTGCCGCGGATGACGACGGACAAGGAAGAACTGGATCGACTCGAGAAACGGCTTTCAGAAGTGGTCGCCGCGGGCGTGCTCCCCGAGGCGGACGTGGTCAGGCTGATTGATCAGGTCGAGACCGCCCGGGCCCAGTTGGGGAAGGATCGCACCCTGATGATCTATCGGTTGCGGCAGATGCTGACGCCGGATCAGCGGGCCAAGATGAAGGCCATGCACGATGCCCGGGAGAAAGAGCGGCGTCAAGGCCCGGTGGTGCGGAAGCGGCTCGAAGGGATGCCGCGCGAGGGAGGACTTTTGTGA
- a CDS encoding TraR/DksA C4-type zinc finger protein: MSDTNRETLLRKRMELLSQGGIRPLQASIETNSRQGDLADQADGNNEVHIQLKLKQTDAKILQAIEEALVRLDKGTYGVCRDCGEPISAPRLSAIPWTRVCIGCKEKQNS; encoded by the coding sequence ATGTCCGACACGAACCGGGAGACGTTGCTGAGGAAGAGGATGGAACTCCTGTCGCAGGGAGGCATCCGACCCCTCCAGGCGTCGATTGAGACCAACTCGCGACAGGGCGATCTCGCCGATCAGGCGGATGGCAACAACGAAGTCCACATTCAGCTGAAGCTGAAACAGACCGACGCGAAGATCCTGCAGGCGATCGAAGAGGCGCTGGTCAGGCTCGACAAGGGGACGTACGGCGTGTGCCGGGACTGCGGGGAGCCCATTTCGGCGCCAAGGTTGAGCGCGATTCCCTGGACCCGTGTCTGCATCGGCTGCAAGGAAAAGCAGAACTCGTGA
- a CDS encoding carbon-nitrogen hydrolase family protein, with the protein MRIAIVQHRAGPDLTANVARGLEAVAEAASGGARLVAFPELAFTPFFPCCRPGGPVPAALGETVPGPTTDAFSSLAARLGVVVVLNLYEREQDRAYDSSPVIDADGRLLGTTRMLHIAQMPRFFEQDYYTPGDHGMPVYDTAAGRIGVAICYDRHYPEVMRSLALHGADLVVVPQAGMVGEWPDGLYEAELRVAAFQNGYFTALANRVGAEPDMEFAGESFVCDPAGRVTARAAAGEEVILYAEVDYSTLADCHARKLFLRDRRADLIPNLLMPNPEPRLPRRS; encoded by the coding sequence GTGCGCATCGCCATAGTCCAACATCGGGCCGGACCAGACCTGACCGCCAACGTCGCGAGAGGACTCGAGGCGGTCGCAGAGGCGGCCTCGGGCGGCGCGAGACTGGTGGCGTTTCCGGAGTTGGCGTTCACACCCTTCTTCCCATGCTGTCGCCCCGGCGGACCGGTTCCGGCAGCGCTGGGGGAGACGGTGCCAGGCCCCACCACTGACGCGTTCTCCAGCCTCGCCGCAAGACTGGGGGTCGTCGTCGTGCTCAATCTCTATGAGCGTGAGCAGGATCGGGCCTATGACAGTTCGCCCGTGATTGATGCTGATGGCCGGCTACTGGGCACCACCCGGATGCTGCACATTGCGCAGATGCCCCGCTTCTTTGAGCAGGACTATTACACGCCTGGCGACCACGGCATGCCCGTGTACGACACGGCCGCCGGGAGAATTGGCGTGGCGATCTGCTACGACCGGCACTATCCGGAAGTGATGCGGAGCCTGGCGCTGCACGGCGCCGATCTTGTCGTGGTGCCGCAGGCCGGGATGGTGGGGGAGTGGCCCGACGGACTGTACGAAGCTGAGTTGCGGGTGGCGGCGTTCCAGAACGGCTATTTCACGGCGCTCGCCAATCGCGTCGGTGCCGAGCCGGATATGGAATTTGCGGGGGAGTCGTTTGTCTGTGATCCGGCCGGGCGGGTGACCGCGCGGGCGGCGGCCGGGGAAGAGGTCATACTGTATGCTGAGGTGGACTACTCGACGTTGGCTGACTGCCACGCGCGGAAGCTGTTCTTGAGGGACAGGCGCGCGGACCTCATCCCGAATCTTCTGATGCCGAATCCCGAACCCCGCTTGCCACGCCGAAGCTGA
- a CDS encoding ABC transporter permease, with the protein MRLFMIFRVAFKALGRNKMRTALTMLGMIIGVAAVIAMVALGRGAQEGIETSIQAAGTNLINVYAGNFSMGGVRQGSGAAQTLTLEDAAAIRNEVSGIQYMSVGVNTRQTVVAANQNWQTRINGIDVEWPQIRSWAVKYGAFFGQQDVTSSAKVAVLGSTVSNNLFGEEADPTGQIIRIKNQPFRVIGVMTSKGASTGGDDQDDSILIPYTTCQKKLMGIQHIQNMTISATSADEVPLVKSRVETLMRTRHNIFPGDNDDFMLRTLEEMTAMRTETTRTMTALLSGIAGVSLLVGGIGIMNIMLVSVTERTREIGLRMAIGAKGRDVLMQFLVEAVVLSLFGGGIGIACGFGLAKIVTQVWAYPTAISPDSIVLAFAFSAITGIFFGFYPATKAAKLDPIEALRFE; encoded by the coding sequence ATGCGATTGTTCATGATTTTCCGGGTGGCCTTCAAGGCGCTCGGACGCAACAAGATGCGGACGGCGCTGACCATGCTCGGCATGATCATCGGCGTCGCGGCCGTCATCGCGATGGTGGCCCTCGGCAGGGGCGCGCAGGAGGGCATCGAGACGTCGATCCAGGCGGCCGGCACGAATTTGATCAACGTGTACGCCGGTAATTTCTCGATGGGCGGCGTGCGCCAGGGATCAGGTGCGGCCCAGACCCTGACGCTCGAGGATGCCGCAGCGATTCGCAACGAGGTATCTGGCATCCAGTATATGTCGGTGGGCGTCAACACGCGGCAGACGGTCGTCGCCGCCAATCAGAACTGGCAGACGCGCATCAATGGCATCGATGTCGAGTGGCCGCAGATCCGCTCCTGGGCCGTCAAGTACGGGGCATTTTTCGGTCAGCAGGATGTCACCAGTTCGGCCAAGGTGGCGGTGCTCGGGTCGACCGTATCGAACAATCTGTTCGGCGAGGAGGCGGATCCCACCGGCCAGATCATCAGGATCAAGAACCAGCCATTCAGAGTGATTGGCGTGATGACCAGCAAGGGCGCCAGTACCGGCGGCGACGACCAGGATGACAGCATCCTGATCCCGTACACCACGTGCCAGAAGAAATTGATGGGAATCCAGCACATCCAGAACATGACCATCTCGGCCACCTCAGCCGACGAGGTGCCGCTGGTGAAAAGCCGCGTGGAGACCTTGATGCGGACGCGTCACAACATCTTCCCGGGCGACAACGACGACTTCATGCTCCGCACGCTCGAAGAGATGACGGCCATGCGCACCGAGACGACCAGGACCATGACGGCTCTGCTGTCGGGGATCGCAGGCGTGTCGCTGCTGGTCGGCGGCATCGGCATCATGAACATCATGCTGGTGTCGGTTACGGAGCGCACGCGCGAGATTGGCCTTCGGATGGCCATCGGCGCCAAGGGTCGGGACGTCCTTATGCAATTCCTGGTAGAGGCCGTCGTCTTGAGCCTGTTTGGCGGCGGGATAGGCATCGCGTGTGGATTCGGGCTGGCCAAGATCGTCACGCAGGTGTGGGCGTATCCCACGGCGATTTCGCCCGATTCGATCGTGCTGGCCTTTGCCTTTTCGGCTATCACCGGCATCTTCTTTGGATTCTATCCGGCCACCAAGGCCGCCAAGCTCGACCCGATTGAAGCACTGAGGTTCGAGTAA
- a CDS encoding efflux RND transporter periplasmic adaptor subunit, which produces MKKLTITLIVLVVIAGSVGAYYKYGRPEEVTKFTYLAVTRGDVVESVGATGTLQAVRTVMVGSQVSGQIKSLRNVDFNSIVLQGQVVAELDPSLFQTQVEQAQANVTRSQTDRDRLKITVEDSRNKLTRTQSLFDRKIATQQDLETAQVNVRSAEASLKSSESSIVQAQASLNQAQVSLEHTIITAPITGIVISRNVDVGQTVAASMNAPTIFIIAGDLTQMQVLANVDESDVGRIRPNQVVRFKVDAFPTEEFYGSVSQVRLNPIVSQNVVTYATVIDVPNPLLKLKLGMTANVTIEIAKKTDVLRIPNAAYRYRPTKDVFDALKLPFPAELAPRAAGARGGPGGGSGGGTRGQANGARGEADQNAVAVPGAAPAGGAPRPSAATPASTPAPARPAEAPSTSAAQTRGQRGNRQPGEAGSGGGRGGGRQSMQERMANMTPAEREAFIARMKERGIDPNNPSAGRGAGGGRGGGGMTGSQPGRAGAAQPARAGISAIAASKPGAQTIDQLFGALPPTMTRGRAWIYVGGQLKSVQLRLGISDGTWTELLGEELKEGQELVTNIVTPAMAAAAAARPSGQPNQNQQQGRGANPFQGGGGGGRGPGGGR; this is translated from the coding sequence ATGAAGAAACTGACTATTACTCTCATCGTATTGGTTGTGATCGCCGGTTCTGTCGGCGCCTACTACAAGTACGGCCGTCCCGAGGAAGTGACCAAGTTCACGTACCTCGCCGTCACCCGGGGCGACGTGGTCGAGTCGGTCGGCGCCACCGGCACCCTGCAAGCCGTCAGGACGGTCATGGTCGGCAGCCAGGTGTCCGGCCAAATCAAGTCACTCCGCAATGTCGACTTCAATTCCATCGTCCTGCAGGGTCAGGTCGTGGCCGAACTCGATCCGTCACTGTTCCAGACGCAGGTCGAGCAGGCCCAGGCGAACGTGACGCGGTCACAGACCGACCGCGATCGGCTCAAGATCACGGTCGAAGACAGCCGCAACAAGCTGACGCGGACGCAGAGCCTGTTCGATCGGAAGATTGCGACCCAGCAGGATCTGGAAACGGCCCAGGTCAACGTGCGCTCCGCCGAGGCGTCGCTCAAGTCGTCCGAGTCCTCGATTGTCCAGGCGCAGGCGTCGCTCAATCAGGCGCAGGTCAGCCTCGAGCATACGATTATCACGGCGCCCATCACCGGCATCGTGATCTCGCGCAATGTGGACGTGGGCCAGACGGTCGCGGCGAGCATGAACGCCCCGACCATTTTCATCATCGCCGGCGATTTGACTCAGATGCAGGTGCTCGCCAACGTGGACGAGTCCGATGTGGGCCGCATACGACCAAACCAGGTCGTACGGTTCAAGGTCGATGCGTTCCCGACTGAGGAGTTCTACGGATCGGTGTCACAGGTCAGGCTCAATCCCATCGTGTCGCAGAACGTTGTCACCTATGCGACCGTCATCGACGTGCCGAACCCGCTACTCAAGTTGAAGCTGGGCATGACGGCCAACGTGACCATCGAGATCGCCAAGAAGACCGACGTGCTGCGGATCCCGAATGCGGCGTACAGGTACCGCCCGACCAAGGACGTCTTCGATGCGCTGAAGTTGCCGTTCCCGGCCGAGTTGGCGCCGCGCGCCGCCGGCGCGCGCGGTGGCCCAGGTGGGGGAAGCGGTGGTGGCACTCGAGGTCAGGCCAACGGTGCGCGCGGGGAGGCTGACCAGAACGCTGTCGCGGTACCAGGTGCGGCGCCTGCCGGCGGCGCCCCACGCCCGTCAGCGGCTACACCGGCGTCCACGCCAGCGCCGGCACGGCCCGCCGAGGCGCCCAGTACGAGTGCGGCCCAGACGAGGGGACAGCGCGGCAACCGGCAACCCGGCGAGGCCGGATCTGGCGGTGGACGCGGAGGCGGCCGGCAGAGCATGCAGGAGCGCATGGCCAACATGACTCCGGCCGAGCGCGAAGCGTTTATCGCGAGGATGAAGGAGCGCGGCATCGATCCGAACAACCCGAGCGCGGGCCGCGGGGCCGGCGGTGGACGCGGTGGCGGCGGCATGACTGGCAGCCAGCCGGGTCGCGCAGGTGCGGCTCAACCGGCGCGCGCTGGGATCTCCGCGATCGCGGCCTCCAAGCCTGGCGCACAGACGATTGATCAGCTGTTCGGCGCGCTGCCACCGACGATGACGCGAGGCCGCGCCTGGATCTATGTCGGCGGACAACTCAAGTCCGTGCAACTTCGGCTCGGCATCTCTGATGGCACCTGGACCGAACTGCTTGGCGAGGAGCTGAAAGAAGGTCAGGAACTGGTCACCAACATCGTGACGCCCGCGATGGCAGCGGCGGCCGCCGCTCGACCGAGCGGCCAGCCCAATCAGAACCAGCAGCAGGGACGCGGCGCCAACCCGTTCCAGGGCGGCGGCGGCGGCGGGCGTGGCCCCGGTGGGGGGCGCTAG
- a CDS encoding TolC family protein, with translation MKRRGYLTVGIMIAGAIVMCPFGVAAQSSPESKAAADKLRIEELTKYARTTYDQATQQTAPQRPTLEERAQARPVIKLTQDEAVKRALDNNIDLTVARMNPQLQDMSLSSFYAAYLPTVTSLVNSTSSNPLPTSLLNGGTNVTNQSQAFNAGVTKLMPWYGGNLSVGFNNTRTNTNSTFATLNPQYTSQLTATYTQPLWRNFKIDSTRLSILTGKITRELTDVQLKSTIINTQANTRNAYWNLVYSIQALEAAKQSLALAERLVQDNQTRVEVGTLAPMDVISAQAEAATRRQTLTSAEATRRTAEITLKRLIVSGTEDVMWNSTIEPVDRVNVERTPVNLEAAIKVALTQRTDLVQARRTMDSSDITINYLNNQFKPQLDLVATYGTRGLGGNTFIFDSTRTNVIGTVPGNWVDAAKMLSKVQYPNWTVQLNFSYPIGNSTADIAYAKAKVQYKQSQIQLRATELQVATDVTNAALNVESTFRRYEAAIAARQLSEKRLEAEQSKFEVGMSYNYLVVQAQRDLNDARNTELRAALDYRIALTEFDRVQITPSSGGSGGVTAVTGR, from the coding sequence GTGAAGAGGCGAGGTTACCTTACCGTTGGCATCATGATCGCGGGCGCCATTGTGATGTGCCCGTTTGGCGTGGCCGCCCAGTCGTCACCCGAATCGAAGGCCGCGGCCGACAAGCTGCGGATCGAGGAGTTGACGAAGTACGCGCGGACCACGTACGACCAGGCCACGCAGCAGACGGCTCCCCAGCGGCCGACACTCGAAGAACGGGCGCAGGCGCGGCCGGTCATCAAGTTGACGCAGGACGAGGCCGTCAAGCGGGCGCTCGACAACAACATCGACCTGACCGTCGCGCGGATGAACCCGCAACTGCAGGATATGTCGCTGAGCTCGTTCTATGCGGCGTACCTGCCCACGGTGACGTCGTTGGTCAATTCGACATCCAGCAATCCTCTGCCGACCTCGCTGCTCAACGGCGGCACCAACGTGACCAACCAGTCGCAGGCCTTCAATGCGGGAGTCACCAAGTTGATGCCGTGGTACGGCGGGAACTTAAGCGTCGGCTTCAACAACACCCGCACAAATACGAACAGCACATTTGCGACCCTCAATCCACAGTACACGTCGCAGCTCACGGCCACATACACGCAGCCGCTGTGGCGCAACTTCAAGATCGACTCGACGCGTCTTTCGATCCTGACCGGGAAGATCACGCGCGAACTGACGGACGTTCAGCTGAAATCGACCATCATCAATACACAGGCGAACACCCGAAACGCGTACTGGAACCTGGTCTACTCAATTCAGGCCCTCGAAGCTGCGAAGCAGTCGCTGGCGCTGGCGGAACGGCTGGTTCAGGACAACCAGACGCGCGTCGAGGTGGGCACGCTGGCCCCGATGGACGTGATCAGCGCGCAGGCGGAGGCAGCCACGAGGCGGCAGACGTTGACGTCGGCCGAGGCCACCCGCCGGACGGCCGAAATCACGCTCAAACGCCTGATTGTGAGTGGGACCGAAGACGTCATGTGGAATTCGACGATCGAGCCAGTCGATCGAGTGAACGTCGAGCGTACACCGGTCAATCTGGAAGCGGCCATCAAAGTCGCTCTTACCCAGCGCACGGATCTCGTGCAGGCCCGGCGCACGATGGATAGTAGCGACATCACCATCAACTACCTCAATAATCAGTTCAAGCCTCAGCTGGATCTGGTGGCCACCTATGGCACGCGCGGGCTGGGCGGTAACACGTTCATCTTCGACTCGACCAGGACCAACGTGATCGGCACGGTCCCCGGTAACTGGGTCGACGCCGCAAAGATGCTTTCAAAGGTCCAGTACCCGAACTGGACCGTCCAGTTGAACTTCTCGTACCCGATTGGCAACAGCACGGCCGACATCGCATATGCCAAGGCAAAGGTTCAGTACAAGCAGTCGCAGATCCAGTTGCGCGCGACGGAACTCCAGGTGGCGACCGACGTGACCAACGCGGCGCTGAATGTGGAGAGCACCTTCAGGCGGTACGAGGCGGCAATCGCCGCACGGCAGCTGTCGGAGAAGCGCCTCGAGGCCGAGCAAAGCAAGTTCGAGGTCGGCATGTCGTACAACTACCTCGTGGTTCAGGCTCAGCGCGATCTGAATGACGCCCGGAACACGGAGCTCAGAGCGGCACTGGATTATCGAATTGCGCTGACCGAGTTCGATCGCGTGCAGATTACGCCTTCGTCGGGCGGCTCCGGTGGCGTCACCGCGGTGACGGGCAGATAG
- a CDS encoding ABC transporter ATP-binding protein: MAVISVRNLKKTYVVGDIQVHALRGVAADVEQGEFLAVTGPSGSGKSTFMHILGCLDRPTSGQYILDGQDVSKMSRDDLAKVRNHRIGFVFQGFNLLSRTSAIENVELPLLYSRDHIKAAERRKRAMASLEIVGLLERSHHHPNQLSGGQQQRVAIARALINNPSILLADEPTGNLDTRTSIEVMDVFQRLNIERGITILLITHEHDIAEYGTRTVSFRDGHIVLDSKNIKRRMAKDELAALPSREAAEAADAAAAASVSAKLAAG, from the coding sequence ATGGCTGTCATCTCGGTTCGGAATCTGAAGAAGACCTATGTCGTGGGCGACATCCAGGTGCATGCCCTGCGAGGCGTGGCCGCGGACGTCGAGCAAGGCGAGTTTCTGGCGGTCACAGGACCGTCGGGTTCGGGCAAGTCCACGTTCATGCACATCCTGGGCTGCCTGGATCGCCCGACATCGGGCCAGTACATTCTGGATGGCCAGGACGTCTCGAAGATGTCGAGGGACGACCTGGCCAAGGTCCGGAACCACCGCATCGGGTTCGTCTTCCAGGGATTCAACCTGCTCTCGCGCACGAGCGCGATTGAGAATGTCGAACTGCCGCTGCTCTACAGCCGCGACCACATCAAGGCTGCGGAACGGCGCAAGCGCGCCATGGCGTCGTTGGAGATTGTCGGACTGCTGGAGCGGTCGCATCACCATCCGAACCAGTTGTCCGGCGGTCAGCAGCAGCGGGTCGCCATCGCACGGGCGCTGATCAACAACCCGTCGATCCTGCTGGCCGACGAACCGACCGGCAACCTCGACACCCGCACCAGCATCGAGGTGATGGACGTGTTCCAACGCCTCAATATCGAGCGGGGGATCACGATCCTGCTGATCACCCACGAGCACGACATCGCGGAATACGGCACGCGAACCGTCTCGTTTCGCGATGGCCATATCGTGCTCGATAGCAAGAACATCAAACGCCGGATGGCCAAGGACGAACTGGCTGCCCTGCCGTCCCGCGAGGCGGCGGAGGCGGCGGACGCAGCGGCGGCCGCATCGGTGTCGGCCAAGTTGGCGGCGGGGTAA